One part of the Marinobacterium rhizophilum genome encodes these proteins:
- a CDS encoding bifunctional diguanylate cyclase/phosphodiesterase — MHFRTDATALPRYLIVGMIGTVLLLLLVILSYLTGSSYVDRRDALDVQAVQVRGLLEQRLVREADSVEHYAGFLLGRAESVLRDETRERVDQAYAVAEAIYLRERGRRSAQEIQALIGEALRNLRFFSGRGYIFIDDLAGNAVLAPQNPEREGKNLLQSPLAQERIAMRGLLDAVRNPAGAGYFRYRWEVPGSGGAASDKITYVRRFDAFDWIIGTGDYVARMQRDLQGKLLQRTRAIRFNDNGFIAVLDRQGRILDDGRPADPEVGVDAGALQQKVLSVLPGLNVAGLYVTVPAVHPVSGQAESVLGLVRPLPLTNWVQVALLYPSDANSLLQEQRNDLSDAMALNASRILTSVVVAAAVALLVALFYARWIKALFVRYQQGIDQRELQLTRNAQALQLAARVFESSREGIIVSDADNRIRAVNGAYCEITGYSAEDALGRNPSFMSSGRHDEDFYRRLWCDLAQQGRWQGEVWNRRKNGEVYPEWLSIHVHRNADDQIENYIATFRDISERKRVQERLSYLASYDTLTDLPNQRLFEAQVGQAMAQSELVPGRVLAVLLVDLDRFRNINDSLGHDIGDRVLQSIAARLAALIPQDGMLSRQGGDEFALLLPDEASLQRVAALVQALLQQIARPVTQSEQELVVTPSIGVAVYPQDGSDYSTLLRNADAALSFAKAQGRNQYQFFMPALNRRVSKRLQLENALRQALVRNEFRLVYQPQYYLERGLLSGSEALLRWHSALLGPVGPADFIPLAEETGLMGPIGDWVLQHACEQGAQWLAQGIAMPVAVNVSACQFLPDLPAKVAAALNVSGFEARLLVIEVTESALMQDIGRTAQLLRQLKALGVEVALDDFGTGHSSLAYLKRFALDKLKIDRSFISGLPEDADDTAIIKAMLDMARHLGLKVVAEGIETVQQQDYLASLGCEAGQGYLYAKPLAARQMTARLAAAAMYERVPA, encoded by the coding sequence ATGCACTTTCGTACCGACGCTACAGCGCTGCCCCGTTATCTGATTGTGGGCATGATCGGCACGGTATTGCTCCTGTTGCTGGTGATTCTGAGCTACCTGACGGGCAGCAGTTATGTGGATCGACGTGACGCCCTTGACGTGCAAGCGGTGCAGGTTCGAGGGTTGCTGGAGCAACGCCTGGTACGGGAGGCGGACAGTGTCGAGCACTATGCCGGTTTCCTGCTGGGGCGGGCAGAGTCGGTACTGCGAGATGAAACGCGGGAGCGGGTTGACCAGGCGTATGCGGTTGCCGAGGCGATTTACTTGCGTGAGCGGGGGCGCCGCTCGGCGCAGGAGATACAGGCGCTGATTGGCGAAGCGCTGCGTAATCTGCGCTTTTTCAGTGGCCGGGGCTATATCTTTATCGATGATCTGGCCGGTAATGCCGTGCTGGCGCCGCAGAATCCTGAGCGCGAAGGCAAGAATCTGCTGCAGTCGCCGCTGGCGCAAGAGCGTATTGCCATGCGGGGGCTGCTCGATGCGGTGCGAAATCCCGCCGGTGCGGGCTACTTTCGCTATCGCTGGGAGGTGCCAGGCAGCGGCGGTGCGGCGTCGGACAAGATCACCTATGTGCGTCGCTTCGACGCCTTTGACTGGATCATCGGCACCGGGGATTACGTGGCCCGGATGCAGCGCGACTTGCAGGGAAAACTGCTGCAGCGCACCCGGGCTATCCGCTTTAATGACAACGGTTTTATCGCGGTACTCGATCGCCAGGGGCGCATCCTGGACGATGGCCGCCCTGCTGACCCCGAGGTAGGCGTGGATGCCGGGGCGCTGCAGCAGAAGGTGCTGTCGGTGCTGCCCGGGCTCAATGTTGCGGGCCTGTATGTAACGGTCCCCGCCGTGCATCCGGTGAGCGGACAGGCTGAGTCGGTGCTCGGGCTGGTCCGCCCGCTGCCGCTAACGAACTGGGTCCAGGTGGCCCTGTTGTACCCCTCGGATGCGAATTCACTGCTGCAGGAGCAGCGAAATGATCTCAGTGACGCAATGGCGCTGAACGCATCCAGAATCCTGACCTCCGTGGTAGTGGCTGCGGCGGTGGCCTTGCTGGTGGCGCTGTTCTACGCCCGCTGGATCAAGGCGCTGTTTGTGCGTTATCAGCAGGGTATCGATCAGCGGGAATTGCAGCTGACCCGCAATGCCCAGGCACTGCAGCTGGCGGCACGGGTGTTCGAATCCTCCCGCGAGGGCATTATTGTTTCGGATGCGGACAATCGCATTCGGGCGGTGAACGGTGCCTACTGCGAGATCACGGGCTACAGCGCCGAGGATGCGCTGGGTCGCAATCCATCCTTTATGTCGTCGGGACGCCACGACGAGGACTTCTATCGCAGGCTCTGGTGCGACCTGGCGCAGCAGGGTCGCTGGCAGGGTGAGGTGTGGAACCGGCGCAAGAATGGCGAGGTCTATCCCGAGTGGCTGTCCATTCATGTACATCGCAATGCTGACGATCAGATTGAAAACTATATCGCCACCTTCCGGGATATTTCCGAGCGCAAGCGGGTGCAGGAGCGTCTGAGCTACCTGGCCAGTTACGATACGCTGACCGACCTGCCCAATCAGCGCCTGTTTGAGGCGCAGGTCGGACAGGCCATGGCGCAGTCGGAGCTTGTTCCCGGCAGGGTGCTGGCTGTATTGCTCGTCGATCTGGATCGCTTTCGCAATATCAACGACTCCCTCGGACACGACATCGGCGACCGGGTTCTGCAAAGTATTGCCGCCAGACTGGCCGCATTGATACCGCAGGATGGCATGTTGAGTCGCCAGGGCGGGGATGAGTTCGCACTGTTGCTGCCGGACGAGGCCTCGTTGCAGCGGGTCGCGGCGCTTGTGCAGGCACTGCTGCAGCAGATAGCCAGGCCGGTAACGCAGTCGGAGCAGGAACTGGTCGTGACGCCCAGTATCGGGGTGGCGGTCTATCCGCAGGATGGCAGCGACTATTCGACCCTGTTGCGCAACGCCGATGCCGCGCTGAGTTTTGCCAAGGCCCAGGGGCGAAACCAGTACCAGTTTTTCATGCCGGCGCTGAATCGCCGTGTATCCAAGCGTCTGCAGTTGGAGAATGCGCTGCGCCAGGCGCTGGTTCGCAATGAGTTTCGGCTGGTTTACCAGCCGCAGTACTATCTTGAGCGCGGTCTGTTATCGGGCTCGGAAGCGCTGCTGCGCTGGCATTCCGCGTTGCTGGGCCCGGTGGGGCCGGCGGACTTTATTCCTCTGGCCGAGGAGACGGGCCTGATGGGTCCAATCGGTGACTGGGTGCTGCAGCATGCCTGTGAGCAGGGCGCGCAGTGGCTCGCCCAGGGTATTGCGATGCCGGTGGCGGTGAACGTATCTGCCTGCCAGTTTCTGCCGGACCTGCCCGCCAAGGTGGCTGCTGCCCTGAATGTGTCAGGTTTCGAAGCGCGCCTGCTAGTGATTGAGGTGACCGAGAGTGCGCTGATGCAGGATATTGGGCGGACGGCCCAGCTGTTGCGACAGCTCAAGGCGCTGGGGGTCGAGGTGGCGCTGGATGACTTTGGTACCGGGCATTCGAGCCTGGCATACCTGAAGCGCTTTGCGCTGGACAAGCTGAAGATCGATCGCTCCTTTATCAGTGGTCTGCCGGAGGACGCCGACGACACCGCCATCATCAAGGCCATGCTGGATATGGCGCGGCACCTGGGCTTGAAGGTGGTGGCCGAGGGCATTGAGACGGTGCAGCAGCAGGACTACCTGGCATCCCTGGGGTGCGAGGCGGGGCAGGGATATCTGTATGCCAAACCGCTGGCCGCGCGGCAGATGACGGCGCGACTGGCTGCCGCTGCGATGTACGAGCGTGTGCCGGCGTAA